The Dasypus novemcinctus isolate mDasNov1 chromosome 12, mDasNov1.1.hap2, whole genome shotgun sequence genome includes a window with the following:
- the TMT1B gene encoding thiol S-methyltransferase TMT1B, with the protein MDILARLVQLLVLLLTLPLHLMALLGCWQPLCKSFFPYLMAVLTEKSNRKMESKKRELFGHIKGLMGGSRKVALLELGCGTGANFQFYPPGCKVTCLDPNPHFKKFLTKSMAKNSHLQYEQFVVAPGEDMRHLADGSMDVVVCTLVLCSVQSPRKVLQEVQRVLRPKGLFFFWEHVAEPRGSWAFWWQQVLEPTWKHIGDGCCLTRETWKDLERAQFSELQMERQPPPFKWLPVGPHIMGKAVK; encoded by the exons ATGGACATCCTGGCCCGACTCGTGCAGCTGCTGGTGCTGCTCCTGACCCTGCCCCTGCACCTGATGGCCCTGCTGGGCTGCTGGCAGCCCCTGTGCAAAAGCTTCTTCCCCTACCTGATGGCTGTGCTGACCGAGAAGAGCAATCGCAAAATGGAGAGCAAGAAGCGGGAGCTCTTTGGCCATATAAAGGGGCTTATGGGAGGCTCTCGGAAGGTGGCCCTGCTGGAGCTGGGCTGTGGCACCGGTGCTAACTTCCAGTTCTACCCGCCTGGCTGCAAGGTTACCTGCCTGGACCCGAACCCCCACTTTAAGAAGTTCTTGACAAAGAGCATGGCTAAGAACAGCCACCTCCAGTACGAGCAGTTTGTGGTAGCTCCCGGAGAGGACATGAGACACCTGGCTGACGGCTCCATGGACGTGGTAGTCTGCACCCTGGTGCTGTGTTCTGTGCAGAGCCCGAGGAAGGTCCTGCAGGAGGTGCAGAGGGTGCTGAGGCCG AAAGGATTGTTCTTTTTCTGGGAGCATGTGGCTGAGCCACGCGGAAGCTGGGCCTTCTGGTGGCAGCAAGTTTTAGAACCTACCTGGAAACACATTGGGGACGGCTGCTGCCTCACCAGAGAGACCTGGAAGGATCTCGAGCGCGCGCAGTTCTCTGAACTCCAGATGGAACGACAGCCCCCTCCCTTCAAGTGGCTCCCCGTGGGGCCCCACATCATGGGGAAGGCTGTGAAATAA